One segment of Platichthys flesus chromosome 15, fPlaFle2.1, whole genome shotgun sequence DNA contains the following:
- the itpkca gene encoding inositol-trisphosphate 3-kinase C isoform X1 has product MTPKKPQQWLQVVGHAGNFHVGDYGTLLKRYCKGEQQCYLRLMADTLRSFVPAYHGVVQRNKQDYNMMDNLLTHFNTPAIMDCKMGSRTYLEEELQLARERPQPRNDMYEKMVAVDPEAPTAQERAQQAVLKTRYMQWRETLSSTTTLGFRIEGFRKANDECHTNFKQTKSREQVTEALSSFVESSVHIMWGYLRQLKQLRQVLEASDFFRTHEVVGSSLLFVHDWTGRTGVWMIDFGKTVVLPSPLTLDHRTAWVEGNREDGYLWGLDNLIDILGNMLPLS; this is encoded by the exons ATGACTCCTAAGAAGCCTCAGCAGTGGCTTCAAGTGGTTGGACATGCAG GGAACTTTCATGTAGGGGATTACGGCACACTGCTGAAGAGGTATTGTAAGGGGGAGCAGCAATGTTACCTCCGTCTGATGGCGGACACTCTGAGGTCCTTTGTTCCTGCCTACCACGGTGTTGTGCAGCGTAACAAGCAGGATTACAACATGATGGATAACCTGCTGACCCACTTCAACACACCTGCCATCATGGACTGCAAGATGGGCAGCCG CACATACCTCGAGGAGGAGCTGCAACTGGCCAGAGAACGTCCCCAGCCTCGCAACGACATGTATGAGAAGATGGTGGCCGTGGACCCAGAGGCCCCGACGGCCCAGGAGCGAGCCCAGCAGGCGGTGCTGAAAACCAGGTACATGCAGTGGAGGGAGACACTGAGCTCCACAACAACTCTGGGGTTCCGCATCGAAGGATTCAGG AAGGCAAATGATGAATGTCACACAAACTTCAAACAGACCAAAAGCAGAGAGCAAGTGACGGAAGCACTCAGCAGTTTTGTTGAGTCCAGTGTGCACATCATG TGGGGATATCTGAGGCAGTTGAAACAGCTGCGGCAGGTCTTGGAGGCCTCCGACTTCTTCAGAACACACGAG GTTGTGGGAAGCTCCTTGCTGTTTGTGCATGACTGGACAGGCAGAACAGGAGTCTGGATGATCGACTTTGGAAAGACAGTGGTCTTGCCCTCACCACTTACCTTGGACCACCGCACTGCCTGGGTAGAGGGCAATCGAGAGGATGGCTACCTGTGGGGTCTGGACAACCTCATTGACATATTGGGAAACATGCTGCCGCTGAGCTAA
- the itpkca gene encoding inositol-trisphosphate 3-kinase C isoform X2, whose product MTPKKPQQWLQVVGHAGNFHVGDYGTLLKRYCKGEQQCYLRLMADTLRSFVPAYHGVVQRNKQDYNMMDNLLTHFNTPAIMDCKMGSRTYLEEELQLARERPQPRNDMYEKMVAVDPEAPTAQERAQQAVLKTRYMQWRETLSSTTTLGFRIEGFRTKSREQVTEALSSFVESSVHIMWGYLRQLKQLRQVLEASDFFRTHEVVGSSLLFVHDWTGRTGVWMIDFGKTVVLPSPLTLDHRTAWVEGNREDGYLWGLDNLIDILGNMLPLS is encoded by the exons ATGACTCCTAAGAAGCCTCAGCAGTGGCTTCAAGTGGTTGGACATGCAG GGAACTTTCATGTAGGGGATTACGGCACACTGCTGAAGAGGTATTGTAAGGGGGAGCAGCAATGTTACCTCCGTCTGATGGCGGACACTCTGAGGTCCTTTGTTCCTGCCTACCACGGTGTTGTGCAGCGTAACAAGCAGGATTACAACATGATGGATAACCTGCTGACCCACTTCAACACACCTGCCATCATGGACTGCAAGATGGGCAGCCG CACATACCTCGAGGAGGAGCTGCAACTGGCCAGAGAACGTCCCCAGCCTCGCAACGACATGTATGAGAAGATGGTGGCCGTGGACCCAGAGGCCCCGACGGCCCAGGAGCGAGCCCAGCAGGCGGTGCTGAAAACCAGGTACATGCAGTGGAGGGAGACACTGAGCTCCACAACAACTCTGGGGTTCCGCATCGAAGGATTCAGG ACCAAAAGCAGAGAGCAAGTGACGGAAGCACTCAGCAGTTTTGTTGAGTCCAGTGTGCACATCATG TGGGGATATCTGAGGCAGTTGAAACAGCTGCGGCAGGTCTTGGAGGCCTCCGACTTCTTCAGAACACACGAG GTTGTGGGAAGCTCCTTGCTGTTTGTGCATGACTGGACAGGCAGAACAGGAGTCTGGATGATCGACTTTGGAAAGACAGTGGTCTTGCCCTCACCACTTACCTTGGACCACCGCACTGCCTGGGTAGAGGGCAATCGAGAGGATGGCTACCTGTGGGGTCTGGACAACCTCATTGACATATTGGGAAACATGCTGCCGCTGAGCTAA
- the kcnk12l gene encoding potassium channel subfamily K member 13, with protein sequence MAQRRAAAAGGCCCPRAPMNEDNARFCLLAGLILLYLLCGAAIFSTLEHPFELRARRLWEQQLDNFTLRYRVNLGSLHTLLRQYEEANGAGIRVDTLRPRWDFSGAFYFVGTVVSTIGFGMTTPATISGKIFLIFYGLIGCAATILFFNLFLERIITMLAYIMRWCHERRLRCGGVGEMSSREEMSGEEDSLEGWKPSVYYVMLILGIASIVIACSASTLYCSMENWSYVDSLYFCFVAFSTIGFGDMVSSQRQQYESQEAYRLGNCLFILMGVCCIYSLFNVISIVIKQTLNWILGKLVCCGQHQPCSRFAPGCWGLCCPCLQTKNRNQRSLAAHKPRRKHLKRNTVQPISSHCPAGRHRYRDGSEETVCESETDAGPVAVGRRLSGEMISVNEFMVSNKVSLALLQKQLSETAHQGPRQSSSHQNGFSGGVGALAIMNNRLQETSVDR encoded by the exons ATGGCTCAGAggagggctgctgctgctggcggctgctgctgcccgaGGGCGCCCATGAATGAAGACAACGCCCGTTTCTGCCTGCTGGCCGGGCTCATCCTGCTCTACTTGCTGTGCGGAGCGGCCATCTTCTCAACCCTGGAGCATCCCTTTGAGCTGCGTGCCCGCCGCCTCTGGGAACAGCAGCTGGACAACTTCACCCTGAGGTACAGGGTCAACCTGGGATCCCTCCACACTCTGCTGCGGCAGTACGAGGAGGCGAACGGAGCTGGGATCAGAGTGGACACGTTGAGGCCCCGCTGGGACTTTTCTGGAGCGTTCTACTTTGTAGGCACCGTTGTCTCCACTATTG GCTTTGGCATGACCACACCAGCGACCATATCTGGAAAAATATTCTTGATCTTCTACGGTCTCATTGGCTGTGCTGCAACCATCCTCTTTTTCAACCTCTTCCTGGAGAGGATCATCACGATGTTAGCTTACATCATGCGCTGGTGTCACGAGCGCCGACTGAGGTGTGGGGGTGTCGGGGAGATGTCGAGCAGGGAGGAGATGTCAGGTGAAGAGGACAGCCTGGAGGGCTGGAAACCATCAGTCTACTATGTTATGCTGATCCTGGGAATAGCATCAATTGTGATTGCATGCAGTGCTTCCACCTTGTACTGTTCCATGGAGAACTGGAGCTACGTGGACTCCCTTTACTTCTGCTTCGTGGCCTTCAGCACCATCGGCTTCGGGGACATGGTGAGCAGCCAGAGACAGCAGTATGAGTCTCAGGAAGCCTACCGCCTGGGGAATTGCCTTTTCATCCTAATGGGAGTATGTTGTATCTACTCACTTTTCAATGTCATTTCTATTGTCATCAAGCAAACTCTCAATTGGATTCTGGGTAAACTGGTATGCTGTGGGCAGCATCAGCCTTGTTCTCGCTTTGCACCTGGATGCTGGGGCCTCTGCTGCCCCTGCCTCCAAACAAAAAATCGAAACCAGAGGTCCCTGGCAGCACACAAACCTCGGCGTAAACACTTGAAACGTAACACTGTGCAGCCCATCTCATCCCACTGTCCTGCAGGAAGACACCGATACAGGGATGGCTCGGAGGAGACGGTGTGTGAAAGTGAGACGGATGCAGGCCCGGTGGCTGTCGGGCGTCGTCTGTCGGGAGAGATGATCTCAGTCAATGAGTTCATGGTGTCTAATAAGGTGTCTCTGGCTCTGCTGCAGAAGCAGCTGAGTGAAACGGCTCACCAGGGCCCGCGGCAGAGCTCCAGCCATCAGAATGGATTCTCGGGGGGTGTGGGGGCCTTGGCCATCATGAATAATCGCCTCCAAGAAACCAGTGTTGATAGGTAG
- the ppm1nb gene encoding protein phosphatase, Mg2+/Mn2+ dependent, 1Nb (putative): MRTSRKGSVEMPAFVRQLVKETEKKMSSFFFKGSRGGGAAEGEKPREGEKEEVIPSPYLDRPVLDKLAEEGCARWGLTYALGSMQGWRANMEDFHNCVPQLGGEFADWSFFAVFDGHAGSSVAQHCSQHLLGHILATGGIGPEDSPERVRGALVEGFLHTDKHLHSVARREGWERGGTTVTASLISPYYIYFANCGDSRAMLCRSGQVCFSTEDHKPYSPLEKERIESAGGSVSLQRINGSLAVSRALGDFSYKGAENRSPVQQMVSPEPEVFVVERSPADEFLVLACDGVWDTISNEELCAFIHNRLSVCTDLRDVCTQVIDLCLYKGSLDNISIILLCFPGAPQLSAEALHQEAELDDLLESKVAEIYDELCARGEEPDLLSVLTVLASTVIPGLPPGGGIQSKRNCIISAYYQQREMHGPSVPNGGS, from the exons ATGAGGACATCCAGGAAGGGCAGCGTGGAGATGCCTGCATTTGTGCGGCAGCtggtgaaagagacagagaaaaagatgaGCTCTTTCTTCTTCAAGGGGAGccgtggaggaggagcagcagagggggagAAGCCAagggagggggagaaggaggaggtcaTCCCCAGCCCCTACCTGGACCGGCCGGTCCTGGACAAGCTGGCAGAGGAGGGCTGCGCCCGCTGGGGTCTCACGTACGCCCTGGGGAGCATGCAGGGCTGGAGGGCCAACATGGAGGACTTCCACAACTGTGTGCCACAGCTGGGTGGGGAGTTTGCAGACTGGAGCTTCTTCGCTGTGTTTGATGGGCATGCAGGCAGCTCGGTGGCCCAGCACTGCTCCCAGCACCTTCTGGGTCACATCCTAGCCACAG GTGGAATAGGACCAGAGGATTCCCCAGAAAGGGTGAGAGGTGCCCTCGTCGAAGGCTTCCTGCACACTGACAAGCACTTACACTCAGTGGCACGTCGAGAAGGCTGGGAGAGAGGTGGCACCACTGTGACAGCCTCCCTCATCTCGCCGTATTACATCTACTTCGCCAACTGTGGCGACTCAAGGGCCATGCTGTGCCGGTCTGGCCAGGTCTGCTTCTCCACTGAGGACCACAAACCCTACAGCCCTCTAGAGAAAGAGCGTATTGAGAGCGCAGGCGGCTCAGTGTCCCTCCAGAGGATCAACGGTTCCCTGGCAGTCTCCCGCGCTCTGGGGGACTTCAGCTACAAGGGGGCAGAGAACAGATCCCCCGTCCAGCAGATGGTGTCCCCGGAGCCAGAGGTGTTTGTGGTGGAGCGCTCTCCAGCAGATGAGTTCCTGGTGCTCGCCTGCGATGGCGTGTGGGACACCATCAGCAACGAGGAGCTGTGCGCCTTCATCCATAACCGGCTGAGCGTGTGCACTGATCTGAGGGATGTCTGTACTCAAGTCATTGACCTCTGTCTCTACAAG GGCAGCCTCGACAACATCagcatcatcctgctgtgctTCCCTGGAGCCCCCCAGCTGTCAGCAGAGGCATTACACCAGGAGGCGGAGCTGGATGACCTGCTGGAGTCCAAAGTGGCAG AAATCTATGATGAGCTGTGTGCCAGGGGCGAGGAACCTGACCTGCTGTCTGTCCTCACAGTCCTCGCATCCACCGTCATACCAGGAttaccaccagggggaggaATACAGAGCAA aagAAACTGCATTATTTCTGCCTACTATCAACAAAGAGAGATGCACGGGCCATCAGTACCGAAT GGAGGCTCCTGA
- the rtn2b gene encoding reticulon-2b: MATKLVDLVYWRSVRWTGVVFTGLVISLASLFQLSAITVLSHLCLGIMCVTFLLRLWYKLLELLRCNPGVHPFQSHLEYDNTLTDKDTVMLVEEVVLLVAFAITEIKRLLYIDCMLDSMKFVVFLYLLTHVGVQTSGLTLIIAAVIVVFSLPLFYKKQQMRIRKIVRAVKAFVKKIKNMCLNLYSSVRPSSAPAAAPKPAAVPAVKPKAKAK, translated from the exons ATGGCCACCAAAC TTGTGGATCTGGTGTACTGGCGGAGCGTGAGGTGGACTGGTGTAGTGTTCACGGGGCTGGTGATCTCTCTGGCGAGCCTGTTCCAGCTCAGTGCCATCACCGTGCTCTCCCACCTCTGCCTGGGTATCATGTGTGtcaccttcctcctccgtctctggtacaagctgctggagctgcttcGCTGTAACCCTGGGGTGCACCCTTTCCA gtCACATCTGGAGTATGACAACACTCTGACAGATAAGGATACAGTGATGCTGGTCGAGGAGGTGGTGCTACTGGTTGCATTCGCTATTACAGAGATCAAACGGCTCCTTTACATCGACTGTATGCTTGACTCTATGAAG ttTGTTGTGTTCCTGTATCTGTTGACCCATGTCGGTGTCCAAACCAGCGGACTGACTCTCATCATTGCTG CTGTGATCGTTGttttctcacttcctctcttttaCAAAAAGCAGCAG ATGAGGATAAGGAAGATTGTTCGAGCGGTAAAAGCTTTTGTGAAGAAAATCAAAAACAT GTGCCTCAATCTGTATAGTTCAGTCAgaccctcctctgctcctgcagctgccccGAAACCTGCAGCTGTACCCGCTGTCAAACCGAAGGCCAAGGCAAAGTAG